The following are encoded together in the Cyanobacterium aponinum PCC 10605 genome:
- a CDS encoding class I SAM-dependent methyltransferase has translation MEDYQLLIDLHKNAYRQGPGGDTESKKALDLGMLDKSQPLKIADIGCGTGASTLLLGNLLDAQITAVDFLQDFLDILNTRAKNSGLAEKISTLCCSMENLPFEDEEYDVIWSEGAIYNMGFEKGVIDWNRYLKVGGLLVVSEITWISNSRPLEVQQYWEKEYPEIDVSSSKIKILEKNGYSPIGYFVLPEHCWLDNYYQPMQNNFQDFLMRNGNSEDARAIVEAENKEIELYKKYKNYYSYGVYIAKKLHLP, from the coding sequence ATGGAAGATTATCAACTTTTAATAGATCTTCATAAAAATGCCTATAGACAAGGTCCTGGAGGTGATACTGAGTCAAAAAAGGCACTTGATTTAGGAATGCTAGATAAATCCCAACCTTTGAAGATTGCCGATATAGGCTGTGGCACAGGGGCTTCTACTCTATTATTAGGGAATCTTTTAGATGCTCAAATTACGGCGGTGGATTTTCTTCAAGACTTTCTCGACATACTTAACACTAGGGCAAAAAATTCTGGATTGGCAGAAAAAATAAGTACTCTTTGTTGTTCCATGGAAAATTTACCCTTTGAAGACGAAGAATATGACGTTATTTGGTCTGAGGGTGCAATATACAATATGGGTTTTGAAAAAGGAGTAATAGACTGGAATCGTTATTTAAAAGTGGGTGGATTATTAGTAGTTTCAGAAATTACTTGGATTAGTAATTCTCGCCCTTTAGAGGTTCAGCAATATTGGGAAAAAGAATATCCAGAAATAGATGTGTCATCTTCCAAGATTAAGATATTAGAGAAAAACGGTTATTCTCCCATTGGCTACTTTGTTTTACCAGAACATTGTTGGTTAGATAATTACTATCAACCGATGCAGAATAACTTTCAAGATTTCCTTATGCGAAATGGTAATAGTGAAGATGCTAGAGCAATAGTCGAAGCTGAAAATAAGGAAATAGAATTATACAAGAAATATAAAAATTATTATAGTTATGGTGTATATATTGCTAAAAAGTTACATTTACCATAG